The following are encoded in a window of Poecile atricapillus isolate bPoeAtr1 chromosome 3, bPoeAtr1.hap1, whole genome shotgun sequence genomic DNA:
- the TDRD15 gene encoding tudor domain-containing protein 15, translating into MESLTPSPDSVDKKLKITHVECHPECLVIVFQAQYNAGCELDYYILQNEIQRVFKVKDDVCVGGSCLVEDTEGEWHRGRVLRKKGNIYEAFLIDTGHVLAVEETHLAAACDELFQLPPKVILGVFASILPLGERWGPKAVNYFSSLVGLQITGHVKAVTPYQLFILEVPKIITEVLELQLGKFIDGDSFCLVVETLRALPQGMLCKRMPQLLKQKYPFRELLTLNNSEKPTDFWHVPDQLFPCLPVGSKENVKITSAVSPNKFYCQIQKWQKELECLTGAMGLYYEALVGENTTSCDSLGLLCAAKRQNGQWHRGVIKQLLSDYVEVWFMDFGIIEAVPPNCIRKLKAEFMILPMISFPCALSCFGSQDEAVIKFQLKELTQALIGQTSVCVHVDLYNDTERLYYITLQKQNLAINAERPENQNETAAPCVSLLETKNKSIALNHKLSPERNNSSKNCSGSKDTKPCLREWDISFSSHCKREEMQINSFYGAFVVYVVNPSDFWIQTCRFQSEFQALMKNIACTYSKCRDEEMVLKKPEPGLLCCARYSRDGCYYRGVVTKVFRVNIMVYFLDFGNSDTVPCHYVKTLLPEFSDLPALAMCCSLACTFPVDGVWVKKETDFFKNVVLNKPLLLHVVGKQNNKYVVNVQCHSGFLQGNVAACMVQAGCAEYRLKPPDSVRRAAKKRHNSNHLKCKKEKINAEKTSNICKNKVSGNGDVLQKEKSLKVLPVPTEPSVPSCSGEGAVSKIHKSVCEEKLVYKDLVFKPGAVYEVVCSCIYSPADFSCQLQSKLPELRDLMGQIQTYYKDHTSPYKTGQVACVVKHPKDGKWYRATVVQQVSTNEVDVVFVDYGYRERVSLKDVQGVLPDFLTLESQAFRCGLKNVILETDSLNWSEEVHRQFEDFISSRGPLICTIYAVVLVSPNCLCNVVDLQTPLTSAEEFLREHGLTQSECAGLRNLSSLGSLYSFCYSSFNIKIGSEEEVYITHINSPSKFYCQLNRNIETLEALMKKVGDVSKMSSNANYHSNTRLCIARYVEDGLFYRALAFPVESTSFLWVDYVDFGIRSMVERDQLMPIPDSATDLLFTPMQAIKFYLSDLRGTEFPTRITTWFVKTFLGKLLKAVILSRESDGKIVVELYDGQLKVSQKIKEKVLEELAQQNHTEQFRGNEGGMCHMKDDKEINKVNVKDPEILKLKTEVKCQVYGEYYQANTGENFGDEEQTACSTSELCSGFSKQQTLQDSKGQGFRNTFSALLENEEECWIGQPSHSLSYSALHSKEIIVNALSESHNERPNCTGQQERSNKNIPTLISLPQRDIHVNTEVVGYISHINSPSSFYVHFAEDENLIIKLADDLNESLENRGWENCLNELGVGDLIVAEHDADCFYYRAVIKTLKPGNSYEVEFIDYGNAAVVSSSQICRIPEKFLTLPRFSVHCFLSSVKSVPGGRWTNECAAYFARTVSDKPVACKFLQQHGEKWEIDIICDGESLSNSLSHKIDSIRWKNTSWIFALENKPKQNGDSQKSKNSLGGRNKTKAAGMKNNSVKPLSLLHQVLSSGQVEAAEVVNISKSGEFYVQLLKNLEILHQLNVILDKEAQRSDLLRVDDIEQGLECITQSEKNLKWYRSEVIKKFVREKLMLVFFMDYGMCEMVSLNNARMLSEDIKSIPKQAVFCRWIFFKNLKKIHLGHVVNALLNCDIRILFLRYLKSSGIWEVDVLVGEVTLLEYLNQLLGHCWTIVGPEKCSNKSYKELDTSFKINSLMWMLLRSGRVYPGHATAVTDPSNFSIQFEVLFDCMRNLSLLLSDLPDNLPALPEEHVTPGASCLIEFGQEAEWYRAEIREVTSQSVVLTFIDYGFLRTVPYSDIHKLKVVPESLLYLPRLAHSCSLHDTAPGEGEHWSEEAILLFQKLLHKPGLVFNFIHYGSEMKLEVDVLCENSNLSDTLIAAGHAVCSHSRCCPIPVDRL; encoded by the coding sequence ATGGAATCTCTGACTCCTTCACCAGACTCAGTAGATAAGAAATTGAAGATAACTCATGTAGAATGCCATCCTGAGTGCTTGGTTATAGTGTTCCAGGCTCAATACAACGCAGGGTGCGAGCTTGACTATTACATACTACAGAATGAAATACAACGTGTGTTCAAAGTAAAAGATGATGTCTGTGTTGGTGGATCTTGCTTGGTGGAAGACACAGAAGGAGAATGGCATAGAGGAAGAGTTCTGAGAAAGAAAGGGAACATCTATGAGGCTTTTCTTATAGACACTGGACATGTGTTGGCTGTTGAggaaacacatcttgctgctgcTTGTGATGAATTGTTTCAGCTGCCTCCgaaggtgattttgggtgtttttgcaAGCATACTTCCTCTTGGAGAAAGATGGGGTCCAAAAGCTGTTAACTATTTTTCATCTCTGGTAGGATTGCAGATCACAGGTCATGTGAAGGCTGTTACACCATATCAGCTGTTTATTCTAGAAGTGCCTAAGATTATTACTGAGGTTCTTGAACTTCAGCTAGGTAAATTTATTGATGGAGATTCATTTTGTCTTGTCGTAGAAACTTTAAGAGCATTGCCCCAAGGAATGCTTTGTAAGAGAATGCCACAATTGTTGAAGCAGAAGTATCCATTCAGGGAGTTACTTACCTTAAATAATTCTGAGAAACCAACAGATTTTTGGCATGTTCCAGATCAACTCTTTCCATGTCTACCTGTTGGCagtaaagaaaatgtaaaaataaccAGTGCGGTAAGCCCAAATAAATTTTATTGTCAGATACAGAAATGGCAGAAAGAGCTGGAATGTTTGACAGGAGCTATGGGTTTGTACTATGAAGCTCTTGTTGGAGAAAATACCACATCTTGTGATAGTTtagggctgctctgtgctgccaaGAGACAAAATGGACAGTGGCATAGAGGAGTGATAAAACAACTTCTCTCTGACTATGTGGAGGTCTGGTTTATGGATTTTGGCATTATTGAAGCTGTGCCACCTAATTGTATTCGGAAACTGAAAGCTGAGTTCATGATATTACCAATGATTTCATTTCCATGTGCGCTGTCTTGTTTTGGTAGTCAGGATGAAGCAGTAATAAAATTTCAGCTCAAGGAACTTACACAAGCCTTAATAGGACAAACctctgtgtgtgtccatgttGATTTATACAATGACACTGAACGCTTGTATTATATAACTCTGCAGAAACAAAATCTTGCAATTAATGCTGAGCGTCCAGAAAACCAGAATGAGACAGCTGCACCATGTGTCTCtcttttggaaacaaaaaacaaaagtatTGCACTAAACCACAAACTGAGTCCAGAGAGAAACAATTCATCTAAGAATTGCTCTGGAAGCAAAGATACAAAGCCCTGCCTACGTGAATGGGACATTTCTTTCTCCAGCCACTGCAAGAGAGAAGAGATGCAAATAAACTCTTTTTATGGAGCTTTCGTAGTATATGTCGTAAATCCATCTGACTTTTGGATTCAAACGTGTAGGTTCCAGAGTGAGTTTCAGGCCTTGATGAAAAACATTGCCTGCACATACAGTAAATGTAGAGATGAAGAGATGGTCCTTAAAAAGCCTGAACCGGGGTTGCTGTGCTGTGCCCGGTATAGCAGGGATGGGTGCTATTACCGGGGTGTTGTCACAAAAGTGTTTCGTGTTAACATTATGGTTTactttttggattttggaaatTCAGATACAGTACCTTGTCACTATGTGAAAACATTGCTTCCCGAGTTTTCTGATTTACCAGCTTTAGCTATGTGTTGTTCCCTTGCTTGCACATTTCCTGTTGATGGCGTGTGGGTTAAAAAAGAAactgatttctttaaaaatgtagtGTTGAACAAACCACTGCTGCTTCATGTTGTTGGAAAGCAAAATAACAAATACGTTGTTAATGTGCAGTGTCATTCTGGTTTCCTGCAAGGAAATGTTGCTGCCTGTATGGTTCAAGCTGGTTGTGCTGAATATCGGCTAAAGCCACCAGATTCTGTTCGAAGGGCAGCAAAAAAGCGGCACAACAGCAATCACCttaaatgtaaaaaagaaaaaatcaatgCAGAGAAGACCAgtaatatttgcaaaaataaGGTATCTGGAAATGGAGATGTACTTCAGAAGGAGAAATCATTAAAGGTGCTGCCAGTGCCTACAGAACCTTCTGTGCCTTCCTGCTCAGGAGAAGGTGCTGTCTCTAAAATTCATAAATCAGTATGTGAGGAAAAGTTAGTTTATAAAGATCTTGTGTTTAAACCAGGAGCAGTTTATGAAGTGGTGTGTTCTTGTATTTATTCCCCAGCAGATTTTTCATGTCAGCTGCAAAGCAAATTGCCAGAGCTACGTGACTTAATGGGACAAATTCAGACTTACTATAAAGATCATACCAGTCCCTACAAAACTGGACAGGTTGCCTGTGTTGTTAAGCATCCCAAAGATGGGAAGTGGTACAGAGCAACTGTTGTGCAGCAGGTATCTACAAATGAAGTTGATGTGGTTTTTGTAGACTATGGTTATCGGGAAAGAGTTTCGCTTAAAGATGTTCAGGGTGTTCTTCCAGATTTCTTAACTCTAGAGAGTCAAGCATTTCGATGTGGACTTAAAAATGTAATCTTAGAGACCGACTCACTTAATTGGTCTGAAGAAGTGCATAGACAATTTGAAGACTTCATTTCTTCTAGAGGACCACTTATTTGCACCATTTATGCTGTTGTTCTTGTGAGCCCCAACTGTTTATGCAATGTAGTTGATTTACAGACTCCACTCACTAGTGCAGAGGAATTCCTCAGAGAACATGGTCTCACCCAGTCTGAATGTGCTGGTCTGAGAAACCTTTCATCTTTGGGTTCTCTGTATAGTTTTTGCTATTCatcttttaatataaaaattggAAGTGAGGAGGAGGTTTATATAACTCACATAAATAGTCCTTCAAAATTCTATTGTCAGCTTAATCGAAATATTGAAACTCTTGAGGCATTGATGAAGAAGGTTGGTGATGTAAGTAAAATGTCAAGTAATGCAAATTATCATAGCAATACACGACTATGTATAGCCAGGTATGTGGAAGATGGTCTCTTTTATAGAGCTCTGGCTTTTCCTGTGGAATCAACATCCTTTTTGTGGGTTGACTATGTGGATTTTGGAATTAGGAGTATGGTGGAGAGAGACCAGTTGATGCCTATTCCAGATTCTGCCACTGACCTACTATTCACACCCATGCAAGCTATTAAATTCTATCTTTCAGATCTTAGGGGGACAGAATTTCCAACAAGAATTACTACATGGTTTGTGAAAACTTTCCTTGGTAAACTGCTGAAGGCTGTAATTTTATCCAGAGAATCTGATGGAAAGATTGTTGTGGAGCTGTATGATGGACAGCTCAAAGTAAgtcagaaaattaaagaaaaggtATTGGAAGAGTTGGCACAGCAAAACCATACAGAACAATTTAGAGGTAATGAAGGAGGGATGTGCCACATGAAAGAtgacaaagaaattaataaagtaAATGTTAAAGATCCTGAAATACTTAAATTGAAAACTGAAGTGAAATGCCAAGTCTATGGTGAGTATTACCAGGCAAATACTGGTGAGAATTTTGGAGATGAAGAGCAAACTGCATGTAGCACATCAGAGTTGTGTAGTGGATTCTCAAAACAGCAAACTTTACAGGACAGCAAAGGGCAAGGTTTTAGAAATACTTTCAGTGCTCTTCTGGAGAACGAAGAGGAATGTTGGATTGGGCAACCTTCTCACTCACTCTCTTATTCTGCTTTACATTCAAAGGAAATAATAGTTAATGCTCTCTCTGAATCTCACAATGAAAGACCAAATTGTACAGGTCAACAGGAAAGGAGTAATAAAAATATACCTACGTTAATCAGTCTTCCCCAACGTGATATCCATGTGAATACTGAAGTAGTAGGTTATATTTCTCATATAAATAGTCCATCAAGTTTCTATGTTCACTTTGCAGAGGATGAAAACTTAATAATAAAACTAGCAGACGATTTAAATGAAAGCTTGGAGAATAGAGGTTGGGAAAATTGCTTAAATGAGCTCGGGGTAGGGGATCTCATTGTTGCAGAGCATGACGCTGATTGTTTTTACTATAGAGCAGTTATTAAAACTCTGAAACCAGGAAATTCCTATGAGGTAGAATTTATTGACTATGGTAATGCTGCAGTTGTAAGTTCATCACAAATCTGCAGGATTCCAGAAAAGTTCTTAACTCTGCCAAGGTTTAGTGTTCATTGTTTCCTTAGCAGTGTGAAAAGTGTTCCTGGTGGAAGGTGGACTAATGAATGTGCTGCTTATTTTGCAAGAACAGTAAGTGACAAGCCAGTAGCTTGCAAGTTCTTACAGCAacatggagaaaaatgggaaatagaTATAATTTGTGATGGAGAGTCTTTGTCTAACAGCCTTTCACATAAAATAGACAGCATAAGGTGGAAAAACACATCATGGATATTTGCTTTGGAAAATAAGCCTAAACAAAATGGTGATTCTCAAAAGTCTAAGAATAGTTTAGGTGGCCGAAATAAAACCAAGGCTGCTGggatgaaaaataattctgtaaaaCCCTTAAGTCTCCTTCATCAGGTTTTAAGTTCTGGACAAGTAGAAGCAGCAGAAGTAGTTAATATTTCAAAGAGTGGAGAATTTTATGTACAGTTACTTAAAAATCTGGAAATACTACACCAATTAAATGTAATTCTTGACAAAGAGGCACAAAGAAGTGATTTGCTTAGAGTGGATGACATTGAACAGGGGCTGGAATGCATTACACAATCTGAAAAGAACTTAAAATGGTATAGATCAGAAGTGATAAAGAAATTTGTCAGGGAAAAGTTAATGCTAGTTTTTTTCATGGATTATGGCATGTGTGAGATGGTGTCCTTAAATAATGCAAGGATGCTCAGTGAGGACATTAAAAGTATTCCTAAACAAGCTGTTTTTTGtaggtggattttttttaaaaacctgaagaaaattCACTTAGGCCATGTAGTAAATGCACTCCTGAATTGTGACATAAGGATATTGTTTTTGAGATATTTGAAATCATCTGGTATCTGGGAGGTGGATGTTTTAGTAGGAGAAGTTACACTTCTGGAGTATTTGAACCAGCTCTTAGGTCATTGTTGGACAATTGTTGGACCAGAAAAATGTAGTAATAAAAGCTATAAGGAGTTAGATACGTCATTCAAGATAAATTCATTGATGTGGATGCTGCTGCGTAGTGGCAGAGTGTATCCTGGGCATGCAACTGCAGTTACTGATCCTTCAAACTTCAGCATCCAGTTTGAAGTCTTGTTTGACTGCATGCGGAACTTGTCCTTGCTGCTCTCTGACCTTCCTGACAACttgccagctctgccagaggAACATGTGACACCTGGTGCTAGCTGCTTGATCGAGTTTGGGCAGGAAGCAGAGTGGTACAGGGCAGAAATTAGAGAAGTAACAAGTCAGTCTGTTGTTCTTACATTTATTGATTATGGCTTTCTGAGGACTGTCCCTTATTCTGATATCCATAAACTTAAAGTTGTTCCAGAAAGTCTCTTATACTTGCCACGCTTGGCACACTCTTGTTCTTTGCATGATACAGCTCCTGGTGAGGGGGAACACTGGAGTGAGGAAGCTATACTTCTGTTTCAGAAGCTTCTTCATAAACCGGGTCTGGTATTTAATTTTATCCACTATGGCTCTGAAATGAAGTTAGAGGTAGATGTTCTGTGTGAGAATAGCAATTTATCTGATACCTTAATTGCTGCAGGCCATGCAGTCTGCTCTCACAGTAGGTGCTGTCCCATTCCAGTTGACAGACtctaa